In Variovorax sp. OAS795, a single window of DNA contains:
- a CDS encoding ABC transporter ATP-binding protein, with product MLLEVRNLHVSHGDAPALWEASLDVAAGQIVAVVGPNGAGKSTLINTIAGILRAREGQIRIDGTDIAKVPSHRVCGHGIAIVPEGRRLFTHMTVLENLQLGGWRADARASGEGSLERVFSLFPILGERRHQIAGSMSGGQQQMVAIGRALMARPRLLLMDEPSLGLSPAVVDDMFRIIRTINERGVAVLLVEQNIHKALEMAHHAYVIEQGRIVASGKADTLLGNPRIREAYLGV from the coding sequence ATGCTGCTTGAAGTACGAAACCTCCATGTCTCCCACGGCGACGCGCCTGCACTCTGGGAGGCATCGCTCGATGTTGCCGCGGGGCAGATCGTGGCCGTGGTCGGGCCCAACGGCGCGGGCAAGAGCACGCTGATCAACACCATCGCGGGCATCCTGCGTGCACGCGAGGGCCAGATCCGCATCGACGGCACGGACATCGCGAAGGTCCCGAGCCACCGCGTGTGCGGGCACGGCATCGCCATCGTCCCCGAAGGGCGGCGCCTGTTCACGCACATGACCGTTCTCGAGAACCTCCAGCTCGGCGGCTGGCGCGCCGACGCTCGGGCCTCGGGCGAAGGCTCGCTCGAAAGGGTGTTCTCGCTCTTTCCGATCCTCGGCGAGCGCCGCCACCAGATCGCAGGCTCGATGTCGGGCGGCCAGCAGCAGATGGTGGCGATCGGCCGCGCGCTGATGGCGCGGCCCCGGCTGCTCCTGATGGACGAGCCCTCGCTCGGCCTCTCGCCGGCCGTGGTCGACGACATGTTCCGGATCATCCGCACGATCAACGAACGCGGCGTGGCCGTGCTGCTGGTCGAGCAGAACATCCACAAGGCGCTGGAGATGGCGCACCACGCCTATGTCATCGAGCAGGGCCGCATCGTGGCCTCGGGAAAAGCGGACACGCTGCTCGGCAATCCTCGCATCCGGGAGGCCTATCTTGGCGTCTGA
- a CDS encoding cupin domain-containing protein, producing MASDPSSGEVAPLAIRRVVTGHDKTGASEIALDCDVPRSHVFQHVPGMVSRLVWASAPVPGLPFDGADPTAAVASIVPAAGATRFLVVTFPPDSVFAARAFDPAAAAAENLAVSPGLAECFEPDGMHATPTMDYAVVLDGEIWIELDEGRSTHLWRHDVVVQHGTRHAWRNRSERPATLAFVLIGASAAARNDSPSDTGNIHE from the coding sequence TTGGCGTCTGATCCCTCATCGGGCGAAGTCGCGCCCCTGGCCATCCGCCGCGTCGTCACGGGCCACGACAAGACGGGTGCGTCCGAGATCGCGCTCGACTGCGACGTGCCGCGCTCCCATGTCTTCCAGCATGTGCCGGGCATGGTGTCGCGCCTGGTGTGGGCCAGCGCGCCGGTGCCGGGTCTGCCCTTCGATGGCGCCGATCCGACCGCCGCGGTGGCCAGCATCGTTCCCGCCGCGGGTGCCACGCGTTTCCTGGTCGTCACGTTCCCGCCCGACAGCGTGTTCGCGGCGCGCGCGTTCGACCCGGCTGCGGCGGCCGCCGAGAACCTGGCCGTGAGCCCCGGCCTGGCGGAGTGCTTCGAGCCTGACGGCATGCATGCGACGCCGACCATGGACTACGCCGTCGTGCTCGACGGCGAGATCTGGATCGAGCTCGACGAGGGACGTTCCACGCATCTTTGGCGCCATGACGTGGTGGTGCAGCACGGCACCCGCCATGCATGGCGCAACAGGAGCGAGCGTCCGGCGACGCTCGCCTTCGTGCTGATCGGCGCTTCGGCCGCGGCACGCAACGACAGCCCATCCGACACAGGGAACATTCATGAATGA
- a CDS encoding branched-chain amino acid ABC transporter permease — MSATLLAQSAIGGLLLGGIYGLLALGLSVSWGLLRLVNLSHFALAFLGAYLTYQLGTQFGIAPWLSALVVVPAFFVAGIALHALFVRFQVSEFASMLVTFGITILIESLIQWLWSADYRKFESGYAQSSLRIGPLFVPVLELAAFACAALLATAAWTGLNRTLLGKALRAAAHDGPIAAAFGINAKRLSYLLAGLCAASAGVAGVFIALTSTLAPSQIEAWIGVVFAVVIIGGLARPLGALAAGCLIGVSESVTMAAVNPAWAPLVAFSILILLLLWRPRWL, encoded by the coding sequence ATGAGCGCGACCTTGCTCGCCCAATCGGCCATCGGGGGCTTGCTGCTCGGTGGCATCTACGGGCTGCTCGCGCTCGGCCTCAGCGTGAGCTGGGGTTTGCTGCGCCTCGTCAACCTGAGCCACTTCGCGCTGGCCTTTCTCGGCGCCTACCTCACCTACCAGCTCGGAACGCAGTTCGGCATTGCGCCGTGGCTGTCGGCGCTGGTCGTGGTGCCGGCCTTCTTCGTTGCCGGCATTGCGTTGCACGCGCTGTTCGTACGCTTCCAGGTCAGCGAGTTCGCGTCGATGCTGGTCACCTTCGGCATCACCATCCTCATCGAGTCGCTGATCCAGTGGCTCTGGTCCGCGGACTACCGCAAGTTCGAGTCCGGCTATGCGCAGTCGTCGCTGCGCATCGGGCCGCTGTTCGTGCCGGTGCTGGAGCTTGCCGCCTTCGCTTGCGCGGCGCTGCTTGCGACCGCCGCCTGGACCGGCCTGAACCGCACGCTCTTGGGCAAGGCGCTGCGCGCAGCCGCGCACGACGGCCCGATCGCAGCGGCCTTCGGCATCAACGCCAAGCGCCTCTCGTACCTGCTGGCCGGCCTGTGCGCGGCGTCGGCCGGCGTCGCGGGCGTGTTCATCGCGCTGACCTCGACGCTCGCGCCTTCGCAGATCGAAGCCTGGATCGGCGTGGTCTTCGCGGTGGTGATCATCGGCGGGCTCGCGCGCCCGCTCGGCGCGCTGGCGGCCGGTTGCCTGATCGGCGTTTCGGAGTCGGTGACCATGGCAGCGGTCAACCCCGCCTGGGCACCGCTCGTGGCCTTCTCGATCCTGATCCTCCTCTTGCTGTGGAGGCCCAGATGGCTCTGA
- a CDS encoding branched-chain amino acid ABC transporter ATP-binding protein/permease, translated as MALSPRHARAAAAAAVAGLVALPFTGVADFYLSYLYVVFFWIALASSWGILSGYSGYWSFGHAAFFGTGAYTTATLAGKWGVPFLLTIPAAAGIAATLALGIGWVVFRINTLRAEFFALLTLSVTYVLAAVISNTPIDGGGGVYLSNVSIPQLGTTVPGAIYLLGLVLALTALAVSRRILRSRLGAGLLAIHDDEDVAEVKGVPTLHYKLAAFAISSAIAGAAGAIQAAYVGYVTVGETFSITVPLYVVLMSILGGARHWAGPAIGAALITVALSLFVGGGHAELGRAGVALALVVVILVLPEGIAPSLFGRFAPRRNAAPVSAPALVSASEPGNVVVMKPQATTARPLLTCRAVAKSFGGIRALQGVDLQVEEGEILALVGPNGSGKSTLINMISGHFPLSSGSIELHGASIGGLAPHEVARRGIARTYQIPRLFNHLTVLENVRLCAFFGGTQDAGSESPDDLARRWLAFTGLEAKADVLPPALNLHERKFVELARALAAQPRLLLLDEVLCGLTPTEVDHAIAMIRKIRADGTTIVFVEHLMRAVVALADRIAVLDQGTLLALGLPRETMQDPRVVGAYLGTAHAA; from the coding sequence ATGGCTCTGAGCCCACGACACGCACGCGCAGCGGCGGCGGCGGCCGTGGCCGGCCTGGTCGCGCTGCCCTTCACAGGCGTTGCCGACTTCTACCTCTCGTACCTCTACGTCGTCTTCTTCTGGATTGCGCTGGCCAGCAGCTGGGGCATCCTGAGCGGCTACTCGGGCTACTGGAGTTTCGGCCACGCGGCGTTCTTCGGTACCGGCGCGTACACGACGGCCACGCTGGCCGGCAAATGGGGCGTGCCCTTCCTGCTGACCATTCCGGCGGCGGCGGGCATCGCGGCAACGCTCGCACTGGGCATCGGCTGGGTGGTGTTTCGCATCAACACGCTGCGCGCCGAATTCTTCGCGCTGCTCACGCTCTCGGTCACTTACGTGCTGGCGGCCGTGATCTCCAACACGCCGATCGATGGCGGGGGCGGGGTCTACCTCAGCAATGTCTCGATTCCCCAGCTCGGCACCACGGTGCCGGGGGCCATCTACCTGCTGGGGCTCGTGCTGGCACTGACCGCGCTCGCAGTCTCGCGCCGCATTCTCCGCTCGCGCCTGGGCGCCGGCCTGCTGGCCATCCATGACGACGAGGACGTGGCCGAGGTCAAGGGCGTGCCGACGCTGCACTACAAGCTCGCGGCCTTCGCCATCTCGTCGGCCATTGCCGGTGCCGCGGGCGCCATCCAGGCCGCCTACGTCGGGTATGTCACGGTAGGCGAAACCTTCTCGATCACCGTGCCGCTGTACGTCGTGCTCATGAGCATCCTGGGCGGCGCGCGCCACTGGGCGGGGCCGGCCATCGGCGCGGCGCTGATCACCGTGGCACTGAGTCTCTTCGTCGGCGGCGGGCACGCCGAGCTCGGCCGCGCGGGTGTGGCGCTCGCACTCGTGGTCGTGATCCTGGTCCTGCCCGAGGGCATCGCGCCCAGCCTGTTCGGCCGCTTCGCCCCACGCAGGAACGCTGCGCCCGTATCCGCACCCGCACTTGTGTCGGCGAGCGAGCCGGGCAACGTCGTCGTGATGAAGCCGCAAGCCACCACCGCACGGCCCTTGCTGACATGCCGCGCAGTAGCGAAGTCCTTCGGCGGCATCCGCGCGCTGCAGGGCGTCGACCTGCAGGTCGAGGAGGGCGAGATCCTCGCGCTCGTCGGGCCCAACGGCTCCGGCAAGTCGACCCTGATCAACATGATCAGCGGCCACTTTCCGCTGAGTTCCGGCAGCATCGAGCTGCACGGCGCATCGATCGGCGGCCTGGCGCCGCACGAGGTCGCGCGCCGTGGCATCGCGCGCACCTACCAGATCCCGCGCCTGTTCAATCACCTCACGGTGCTCGAGAACGTGCGGCTGTGCGCCTTCTTCGGCGGCACGCAGGACGCTGGCAGCGAGAGTCCCGACGACCTCGCGCGCCGCTGGCTCGCGTTCACCGGTCTCGAAGCGAAGGCCGACGTGCTGCCGCCCGCACTCAACCTGCACGAGCGCAAGTTCGTCGAGCTCGCGCGTGCCCTGGCGGCGCAGCCGCGCCTGTTGTTGCTGGACGAGGTGCTGTGCGGCCTCACCCCGACCGAGGTCGACCACGCCATCGCGATGATCCGCAAGATCAGGGCGGACGGCACCACCATCGTCTTCGTCGAGCACCTGATGCGCGCCGTGGTGGCCCTGGCCGACCGCATCGCGGTGCTCGACCAGGGCACCTTGCTCGCCCTCGGGCTCCCGCGCGAAACGATGCAGGACCCCCGCGTCGTGGGCGCCTACCTGGGGACCGCCCATGCTGCTTGA